The Thermoflexus hugenholtzii JAD2 genomic interval GGGCGCCCCCTGCTATACGCTTCACGAGCTGAAAGCCGAATCCCTCTACTCCACGGTCCGGTCGGCATTGGGATAGAGGGGCTGGTGGAAGCCGCACGGCGGCGCTCTGGATATCTACCCTGATGCGCACATAAGCCCATGCTGTCTGAAGCCGCGCGATCTTGTCCCCTCCTTCGCACCCATCGCCAGAGGGATTCCCTTACCCTGGCCCTGTTAGGGGTGGGCTGGGCACTCCGGATGCATGGTCTGACATACCACAGCATCTGGTTGGATGAGGGAGCGGCCATCTGGATCGCCGGCCTCCCCCTAAGGGTGCTGATCGAACGCACCATGGCCTTCCGGGAGGAGGTCAGCCCACCCCTATACTTCCTCCTGCTCAAAGGATGGATGACCATAACTGGAGACAGCGATTTCACGCTGCGGTTCTTCTCGGCATGGT includes:
- a CDS encoding glycosyltransferase family 39 protein, whose amino-acid sequence is MHGLTYHSIWLDEGAAIWIAGLPLRVLIERTMAFREEVSPPLYFLLLKGWMTITGDSDFTLRFFSAWWIMVGLAVLFSIGRIAFGQPVGRLALALGALQPYLVWFSQEVRFYGLLFALSSLATLGLLRALR